One window of the Desulfovibrio sp. genome contains the following:
- a CDS encoding RlmE family RNA methyltransferase, whose protein sequence is MKEYRDHYFLKAKRENYPARSVYKLKELDSKFRLLRPGQRVLDLGAAPGSWSLGAAEKVGSRGLVLACDIQSTETVFPPQVTFMQEDVFNRSAEFEAKLIELGPFDLVISDMAPRTTGTRFTDQARSLDLTVEALAVACLHLKKGGSFVVKIFMGPDIQELLAPMRKAFDTVKSFKPKSSRAESKETFFVGLGFRGQAGVAQPADMPGGAAGEPSQEVADDAPPGI, encoded by the coding sequence ATGAAAGAATACCGCGATCATTATTTCCTCAAAGCCAAGCGCGAGAACTACCCCGCGCGCTCGGTCTACAAGCTCAAGGAGCTGGACTCCAAGTTCCGCCTGCTGCGCCCTGGCCAGCGTGTGCTCGACCTTGGCGCGGCCCCTGGCTCGTGGTCTCTCGGCGCAGCAGAAAAGGTGGGATCGCGCGGGCTGGTGCTGGCCTGCGACATCCAGAGCACCGAGACGGTTTTTCCGCCGCAGGTGACCTTTATGCAGGAAGACGTGTTTAACCGCTCGGCAGAATTCGAGGCCAAGCTCATAGAGCTGGGCCCCTTTGACCTTGTCATCAGCGACATGGCACCGCGCACCACAGGCACGCGCTTTACCGATCAGGCCCGTTCGCTCGACCTTACGGTCGAAGCGCTGGCCGTTGCCTGCCTGCACCTCAAAAAGGGCGGCAGTTTTGTGGTCAAGATTTTTATGGGGCCGGATATTCAGGAGCTGCTTGCGCCCATGCGCAAGGCTTTTGATACGGTCAAATCATTCAAGCCCAAAAGCTCGCGGGCCGAAAGCAAGGAAACATTTTTTGTGGGCCTTGGTTTTCGCGGTCAGGCGGGCGTTGCCCAACCGGCAGACATGCCGGGCGGAGCCGCTGGCGAACCTTCGCAGGAAGTAGCCGACGACGCGCCGCCGGGCATATAA